The Lagopus muta isolate bLagMut1 chromosome 8, bLagMut1 primary, whole genome shotgun sequence genome contains a region encoding:
- the ALS2 gene encoding alsin isoform X3, giving the protein MASQERSSEEAEGAKERGLVYTWRAGSCSITPERLPGLCGKTVLQAALGTNHGLLLTEGGEVYSFGKLPWRSGPEEFCANSPILENTLLGQHVITVAAGSFHNGAVTEGGVVYMWGNNSSGQCAVANQPYVPEPQPISISDSETSPLLSVRILQLACGEEHTLALSLSREIWAWGSGCQLGLITTTFPVTKPQKVEHLAGRVVLQIACGAYHSLALVQCLPVQEMKPIPERCNHCSQLLITMTDKEDHVIISDSHCCPLGVALADKQPENHAFCSSLENLEGKSVTGSESEDCKKPLVEEHALVALESDRASLLSSNNGQEDSGISSPGNILCADKKEVKEYLISLSDHTLNESLEKSICTGSEQPSQGEQIGACIPGPPGTSASALNSLVASCASAVGVRVAATYEAGALSLKKVMNFYGTPSNEPSPQPGSGSTGPEALKDSREEQVKLESMQGKKSSSLVDIREEESEGGSRRLSLPGLLSQVSPRLLRKVGRAKMRTVALTPTYSGEADALLPSLRTEVWSWGRGKDGQLGHGDVLPRLQPLCVKSLDGKEVIHISAGGHHSLALTAKSQVYSWGSNIFGQLGHTNSPTTVPRLAKVCGNGVWSTAAGSDYSLFLADEEDFQPGLYYCGQETTTDSLSESNCSKSPVLLLSCSKIGYISNVIAGGDNCLVLVDKNIMGYIASLHELASTERRFYFRLSEIKSQVLRPLLGLDNLGSANTIQLLQEMASRFSKLCYLIGQHGASLSSFLHGVKEARSLAILKHSSLFLDSYTEYCTSITNFLVMGGFMLLAKPAIDFLSKSQELLQKLSEYNEENLQLVDVLNALFFMPFGRLHDYARTLLKLATCFEVASPEYQKLQDSSSCYESLAVHLGRKRKEAEYTLSFWKTFPGKMTDSLRKPDRRLICESSNRGLSLQHAGRFSVNWFILFNDALVHAQFSTHHIFALSTLWVEALSEEAGNVNGLKITTPEEQFVLLSSTPQEKTKWLRAISQAVDQALKGTSDIILYGAGGNVPRQEPPISRSAKYVFYKDPRFKDAVYDGRWLSGKPHGRGILKWADGRMYSGTFRTGLEDGYGEYRVPNKALNKDDHYVGYWKEGKMCGHGVYSYATGEVYEGCFQDNMRHGHGLLRSGKLTSSSPSMFIGQWTMDKKSGYGVFDDITRGEKYMGMWQDDLCQGNGVVVTQFGLYYEGAFSTNKMMGTGILLSEDDTVYEGEFSDNWTLSGKGTLTLPNGDYIEGLFSGEWGSGIKITGTYFKPSLYESEKDKPKALLTDCFIRRKLGILAVPPDEKWKAVFEECWNQLGCESPGQGDRWKAWDNIAVALTTNRRQHKDSPELLSRSHTQTLESLEFIPQHIGAFTLEKYENIKKYLIKACDTPLHPLGKLVETLVAVYRMTYVGVGANRRLLQEAVREIKSYLKRIFQLVRFLFPDLPEEGSTIPFQPTEVKGRRSFCSGKSDSRSESPEPGYVVTSFGLLLPVLLPRLYPPLFMLYALDNEREEDVYWECVLRLNKQTDMALLSFLGVQVKFWPATVSILGESRKVSSNTKDACFASAVECLQQISTTFTPADKLKVIQQTFEEISQNVLESLQEDFLWSMDDLFPVFLYVVLRARIRNLGSEVHLIEDLMDPYLQHGEQGIMFTTLKACYYQIQHEKLT; this is encoded by the exons CTcagaagaggcagaaggagCCAAAGAGAGAGGCCTGGTCTATACCTGGAGGGCTGGTTCCTGCTCTATAACTCCAGAAAGGCTTCCAGGCCTCTGTGGAAAGACTGTACTGCAGGCAGCCCTTGGTACAAATCACGGCTTACTTCTAACAGAAG gTGGTGAGGTCTACAGTTTTGGAAAACTGCCCTGGAGATCAGGACCAGAGGAGTTCTGTGCTAATAGTCCCATTTTAGAAAATACCTTGCTTGGGCAGCATGTTATTACAGTGGCAGCTGGCAGCTTCCATAATGGAGCTGTGACAGAAGGTGGTGTGGTGTACATGTGGGGGAACAATTCTTCTGGACAGTGTGCAGTTGCTAATCAACCATATGTGCCAGAACCACAGCCTATCAGTATTTCTGATTCTGAAACCAGTCCTCTGCTATCAGTAAGGATTTTGCAGCTAGCGTGTGGAGAAGAACACACGCTGGCACTATCGCTAAGCAGAGAGATATGGGCTTGGGGGAGTGGCTGCCAGCTGGGCCTTATAACAACAACTTTCCCAGTGACAAAGCCACAGAAGGTAGAGCACCTGGCAGGACGTGTTGTGCTCCAGATTGCTTGTGGAGCCTACCACAGCCTGGCTCTGGTACAATGTCTCCCTGTGCAGGAGATGAAGCCTATTCCAGAGAGGTGCAATCATTGCAGTCAACTCCTCATTACCATGACAGACAAGGAAGATCATGTAATCATTTCTGATAGTCACTGTTGCCCACTGGGTGTAGCATTGGCTGATAAACAACCAGAAAACCATGCCTTCTGTTCTTCGTTGGAAAACCTGGAAGGAAAAAGTGTAACAGGCAGTGAGAGTGAAGACTGTAAGAAGCCTCTTGTGGAAGAGCATGCGCTCGTTGCTTTAGAGTCTGATAGAGCAAGTTTACTTTCCAGCAATAATGGACAAGAAGACAGTGGAATTTCTAGCCCTGGAAATATTCTGTGTGCTGacaaaaaagaagtgaaagagtACTTAATCAGTTTATCTGATCACACGTTAAATGAGAGCCTGGAGAAAAGTATCTGCACAGGATCTGAGCAG cctTCTCAAGGAGAACAAATTGGTGCTTGTATCCCTGGTCCTCCAGGTACAAGTGCATCTGCCTTAAACAGCCTGGTGGCCTCTTGTGCATCAGCAGTCGGTGTGAGAGTAGCTGCTACATATGAGGCTGGAGCGTTGTCTCTGAAGAAAGTAATGAACTTCTATGGTACACCTTCAAATGAACCAAGCCCTCAGCCTGGCAGTGGTTCCACAGGGCCTGAAGCTCTGAAAGACAGTCGAGAAGAGCAGGTCAAACTGGAATCAATGCAGGGGAAGAAGAGTTCCAGTTTAGTAGATATTAGAGAGGAGGAATCAGAAGGAGGAAGTAGAAGACTTTCCCTGCCTGGCCTGTTATcacaag tttctcctAGGCTCTTACGGAAGGTAGGACGGGCAAAAATGAGGACTGTAGCTCTCACTCCAACCTACAGTGGTGAGGCAGATGCTCTTTTACCGTCTCTAAGAACAGAGGTATGGAgctggggaagggggaaggatgGACAGCTAGGACATGGTGATGTTCTACCAAG GCTTCAGCCACTGTGTGTGAAAAGTTTAGATGGTAAAGAAGTGATTCACATCTCTGCTGGCGGTCATCATTCCTTAGCACTCACTGCCAAATCCCAG GTGTATTCATGGGGTAGTAACATTTTTGGTCAGCTTGGTCATACGAACTCCCCAACAACAGTCCCTCGACTTGCAaag GTGTGTGGTAATGGTGTTTGGAGTACAGCAGCAGGATCAGATTATTCTCTCTTCTTAGCAGATGAGGAAGACTTCCAACCTGGATTATATTATTGTGGTCAAGAGACAACAACAGATAGTTTGAGTGAAAGTAATTGTAGTAAGAGTCCAGTTTTGTTACTATCCTGTAGTAAG ataGGATATATAAGCAATGTGATAGCTGGTGGAGACAACTGTTTGGTCCTGGTAGACAAAAACATAATGGGGTATATTGCCAGTTTGCATGAGTTGGCTTCTACTGAGAGAAGGTTTTATTTCAGACTGAGTGAGATCAAATCTCAGGTTCTTAGACCTCTTCTAGGTTTAG ATAATTTGGGCAGTGCAAATACGATCCAGTTGTTGCAAGAAATGGCAAGCAGGTTCAGCAAGCTATGCTATCTCATTGGTCAACATGGGGCTTCCTTAAGTAGCTTCCTTCATGGAGTTAAAGAAGCCAGGAGTTTGGCCATCCTGAAGCATTCCAGTCTCTTTTTGGATAGTTACACTGA GTACTGTACTTCAATAACAAATTTCCTTGTAATGGGAGGATTTATGCTTCTCGCAAAGCCTGCAAT AGACTTCTTGAGTAAAAGTCAGGAGCTGTTACAGAAATTGTCTGAGTACAATGAGGAAAACCTGCAGCTAGTGGATGTTCTAAATGCTCTGTTTTTCATGCCGTTTGGACGACTTCATGATTATGCCAGAACCTTGCTAAAGCTTGCCACGTGTTTTGAAGTG GCATCTCCAGAATACCAGAAGCTACAAGATTCTAGCTCTTGTTATGAGAGCCTTGCTGTCCATCTtggcagaaaaaggaaagaagcgGAGTACACACTTAGCTTCTGGAAGACGTTTCCTGGGAAAATGACG GATTCTTTGCGGAAGCCAGACCGTCGTTTAATCTGTGAAAGCAGCAACAGGGGGTTGTCCCTACAGCATGCTGGAAGATTCTCTGTGAACTGGTTTATCCTCTTTAATGATGCTCTGGTGCACGCTCAG ttttcaaCACACCATATTTTTGCCTTGTCCACACTGTGGGTAGAAGCTCTTTCAGAAGAAGCTGGTAATGT GAATGGATTGAAGATTACAACACCAGAAGAAcagtttgttctgctttcttcaaCACCACAGGAAAAG ACTAAGTGGCTGAGGGCAATAAGTCAAGCAGTGGATCAGGCCCTTAAAGGGACTTCTGATATAATTCTATATGGAGCTGGAGGGAATGTTCCAAGACAGGAACCTCCTATTTCTCGCAGTGCCAAATACGTCTTCTATAAGGACCCAAGATTTAAAGATGCTGTTTATGATGGGAGATGGCTCTCAGGAAAACCCCATGGCAG agGGATCCTAAAGTGGGCTGATGGAAGAATGTACTCAGGGACCTTCCGAACTGGACTGGAGGATGG GTATGGTGAATACAGAGTGCCAAATAAAGCCTTGAATAAAGATGACCACTACGTGGGGTACTGGAAGGAAGGCAAAATGTGTGGGCATGGAGTCTACAG ctATGCTACTGGTGAAGTATATGAAGGGTGCTTTCAGGATAATATGCGTCATGGCCACGGGCTGCTGCGCAGTGGGAAGCTTACCTCTTCCTCTCCCAGTATGTTCATTGGACAGTGGACAATGGATAAGAAGAGTGGTTATGGTGTTTTTGATGATATTACAAG aggagaaaagTATATGGGAATGTGGCAAGATGACCTTTGCCAAGGCAATGGTGTTGTAGTTACTCAATTTGGATTGTATTATGAAGGAGCCTTCAGCACTAATAAAATGATG GGGACTGGCATTCTGCTCTCTGAGGATGATACAGTTTATGAAGGGGAATTTTCGGATAACTGGACTCTGAGCGGAAAG GGAACACTGACCTTGCCAAATGGAGATTATATAGAAGGTCTCTTCAGTGGAGAATGGGGATCTGGAATAAAAATCACAGGAACCTACTTCAAACCTAGCTTATATGAGAGTGAGAAGGATAAGCCTAAAGCATT ACTAACTGATTGCTTTATTAGGCGGAAACTTGGAATCCTGGCAGTGCCTCCTGATGAAAAATGGAAGGCTGTGTTTGAAGAATGCTGGAACCAGCTTGGCTGTGAGAGCCCAGGCCAGGGTGATAGATGGAAGGCTTGGGACAACATAGCAGTGGCTCTGACCACCAACCGACGGCAACACAAGGACAG TCCAGAATTACTGAGCCGTTCTCATACTCAAACACTGGAAAGTCTAGAATTCATTCCGCAACACATTGGTGCCTTCACcttggaaaaatatgaaaatataaaaaaatatttgattaag GCATGTGATACTCCTCTCCATCCGTTGGGCAAGCTTGTGGAAACATTAGTAGCTGTCTACAGAATGACTTACGTTGGAGTGGGAGCTAATCGACGATTACTGCAGGAGGCAGTAAGAGAGATCAAGTCCTACCTCAAACGCATCTTCCAATTGGTTAG GTTCTTGTTCCCTGATCTTCCGGAAGAGGGCAGCACAATTCCATTTCAGCCGACGGAAGTGAAAGGAAGGCGTTCATTCTGCAGTGGGAAATCTGACTCCAGATCAGAATCACCTGAGCCAGG CTATGTGGTAACCAGTTTTGGCTTGCTACTCCCTGTACTACTGCCACGACTCTATCCACCTCTATTCATGTTATATGCCTTAGACAATGAGCGTGAGGAAGATGTTTACTGGGAGTGTGTCTTACgtctaaacaaacaaacagatatgGCACTTCTAAGTTTTCTTGGAGTGCAAGT GAAATTTTGGCCAGCAACTGTATCCATCCTTGGTGAGAGTAGAAAG
- the ALS2 gene encoding alsin isoform X4, with translation MASQERSSEEAEGAKERGLVYTWRAGSCSITPERLPGLCGKTVLQAALGTNHGLLLTEGGEVYSFGKLPWRSGPEEFCANSPILENTLLGQHVITVAAGSFHNGAVTEGGVVYMWGNNSSGQCAVANQPYVPEPQPISISDSETSPLLSVRILQLACGEEHTLALSLSREIWAWGSGCQLGLITTTFPVTKPQKVEHLAGRVVLQIACGAYHSLALVQCLPVQEMKPIPERCNHCSQLLITMTDKEDHVIISDSHCCPLGVALADKQPENHAFCSSLENLEGKSVTGSESEDCKKPLVEEHALVALESDRASLLSSNNGQEDSGISSPGNILCADKKEVKEYLISLSDHTLNESLEKSICTGSEQPSQGEQIGACIPGPPGTSASALNSLVASCASAVGVRVAATYEAGALSLKKVMNFYGTPSNEPSPQPGSGSTGPEALKDSREEQVKLESMQGKKSSSLVDIREEESEGGSRRLSLPGLLSQVSPRLLRKVGRAKMRTVALTPTYSGEADALLPSLRTEVWSWGRGKDGQLGHGDVLPRLQPLCVKSLDGKEVIHISAGGHHSLALTAKSQVYSWGSNIFGQLGHTNSPTTVPRLAKVCGNGVWSTAAGSDYSLFLADEEDFQPGLYYCGQETTTDSLSESNCSKSPVLLLSCSKIGYISNVIAGGDNCLVLVDKNIMGYIASLHELASTERRFYFRLSEIKSQVLRPLLGLDNLGSANTIQLLQEMASRFSKLCYLIGQHGASLSSFLHGVKEARSLAILKHSSLFLDSYTEYCTSITNFLVMGGFMLLAKPAIDFLSKSQELLQKLSEYNEENLQLVDVLNALFFMPFGRLHDYARTLLKLATCFEVASPEYQKLQDSSSCYESLAVHLGRKRKEAEYTLSFWKTFPGKMTDSLRKPDRRLICESSNRGLSLQHAGRFSVNWFILFNDALVHAQFSTHHIFALSTLWVEALSEEAGNVNGLKITTPEEQFVLLSSTPQEKTKWLRAISQAVDQALKGTSDIILYGAGGNVPRQEPPISRSAKYVFYKDPRFKDAVYDGRWLSGKPHGRGILKWADGRMYSGTFRTGLEDGYGEYRVPNKALNKDDHYVGYWKEGKMCGHGVYSYATGEVYEGCFQDNMRHGHGLLRSGKLTSSSPSMFIGQWTMDKKSGYGVFDDITRGEKYMGMWQDDLCQGNGVVVTQFGLYYEGAFSTNKMMGTGILLSEDDTVYEGEFSDNWTLSGKGTLTLPNGDYIEGLFSGEWGSGIKITGTYFKPSLYESEKDKPKALRKLGILAVPPDEKWKAVFEECWNQLGCESPGQGDRWKAWDNIAVALTTNRRQHKDSPELLSRSHTQTLESLEFIPQHIGAFTLEKYENIKKYLIKACDTPLHPLGKLVETLVAVYRMTYVGVGANRRLLQEAVREIKSYLKRIFQLVRFLFPDLPEEGSTIPFQPTEVKGRRSFCSGKSDSRSESPEPGYVVTSFGLLLPVLLPRLYPPLFMLYALDNEREEDVYWECVLRLNKQTDMALLSFLGVQVKFWPATVSILGESRKVSSNTKDACFASAVECLQQISTTFTPADKLKVIQQTFEEISQNVLESLQEDFLWSMDDLFPVFLYVVLRARIRNLGSEVHLIEDLMDPYLQHGEQGIMFTTLKACYYQIQHEKLT, from the exons CTcagaagaggcagaaggagCCAAAGAGAGAGGCCTGGTCTATACCTGGAGGGCTGGTTCCTGCTCTATAACTCCAGAAAGGCTTCCAGGCCTCTGTGGAAAGACTGTACTGCAGGCAGCCCTTGGTACAAATCACGGCTTACTTCTAACAGAAG gTGGTGAGGTCTACAGTTTTGGAAAACTGCCCTGGAGATCAGGACCAGAGGAGTTCTGTGCTAATAGTCCCATTTTAGAAAATACCTTGCTTGGGCAGCATGTTATTACAGTGGCAGCTGGCAGCTTCCATAATGGAGCTGTGACAGAAGGTGGTGTGGTGTACATGTGGGGGAACAATTCTTCTGGACAGTGTGCAGTTGCTAATCAACCATATGTGCCAGAACCACAGCCTATCAGTATTTCTGATTCTGAAACCAGTCCTCTGCTATCAGTAAGGATTTTGCAGCTAGCGTGTGGAGAAGAACACACGCTGGCACTATCGCTAAGCAGAGAGATATGGGCTTGGGGGAGTGGCTGCCAGCTGGGCCTTATAACAACAACTTTCCCAGTGACAAAGCCACAGAAGGTAGAGCACCTGGCAGGACGTGTTGTGCTCCAGATTGCTTGTGGAGCCTACCACAGCCTGGCTCTGGTACAATGTCTCCCTGTGCAGGAGATGAAGCCTATTCCAGAGAGGTGCAATCATTGCAGTCAACTCCTCATTACCATGACAGACAAGGAAGATCATGTAATCATTTCTGATAGTCACTGTTGCCCACTGGGTGTAGCATTGGCTGATAAACAACCAGAAAACCATGCCTTCTGTTCTTCGTTGGAAAACCTGGAAGGAAAAAGTGTAACAGGCAGTGAGAGTGAAGACTGTAAGAAGCCTCTTGTGGAAGAGCATGCGCTCGTTGCTTTAGAGTCTGATAGAGCAAGTTTACTTTCCAGCAATAATGGACAAGAAGACAGTGGAATTTCTAGCCCTGGAAATATTCTGTGTGCTGacaaaaaagaagtgaaagagtACTTAATCAGTTTATCTGATCACACGTTAAATGAGAGCCTGGAGAAAAGTATCTGCACAGGATCTGAGCAG cctTCTCAAGGAGAACAAATTGGTGCTTGTATCCCTGGTCCTCCAGGTACAAGTGCATCTGCCTTAAACAGCCTGGTGGCCTCTTGTGCATCAGCAGTCGGTGTGAGAGTAGCTGCTACATATGAGGCTGGAGCGTTGTCTCTGAAGAAAGTAATGAACTTCTATGGTACACCTTCAAATGAACCAAGCCCTCAGCCTGGCAGTGGTTCCACAGGGCCTGAAGCTCTGAAAGACAGTCGAGAAGAGCAGGTCAAACTGGAATCAATGCAGGGGAAGAAGAGTTCCAGTTTAGTAGATATTAGAGAGGAGGAATCAGAAGGAGGAAGTAGAAGACTTTCCCTGCCTGGCCTGTTATcacaag tttctcctAGGCTCTTACGGAAGGTAGGACGGGCAAAAATGAGGACTGTAGCTCTCACTCCAACCTACAGTGGTGAGGCAGATGCTCTTTTACCGTCTCTAAGAACAGAGGTATGGAgctggggaagggggaaggatgGACAGCTAGGACATGGTGATGTTCTACCAAG GCTTCAGCCACTGTGTGTGAAAAGTTTAGATGGTAAAGAAGTGATTCACATCTCTGCTGGCGGTCATCATTCCTTAGCACTCACTGCCAAATCCCAG GTGTATTCATGGGGTAGTAACATTTTTGGTCAGCTTGGTCATACGAACTCCCCAACAACAGTCCCTCGACTTGCAaag GTGTGTGGTAATGGTGTTTGGAGTACAGCAGCAGGATCAGATTATTCTCTCTTCTTAGCAGATGAGGAAGACTTCCAACCTGGATTATATTATTGTGGTCAAGAGACAACAACAGATAGTTTGAGTGAAAGTAATTGTAGTAAGAGTCCAGTTTTGTTACTATCCTGTAGTAAG ataGGATATATAAGCAATGTGATAGCTGGTGGAGACAACTGTTTGGTCCTGGTAGACAAAAACATAATGGGGTATATTGCCAGTTTGCATGAGTTGGCTTCTACTGAGAGAAGGTTTTATTTCAGACTGAGTGAGATCAAATCTCAGGTTCTTAGACCTCTTCTAGGTTTAG ATAATTTGGGCAGTGCAAATACGATCCAGTTGTTGCAAGAAATGGCAAGCAGGTTCAGCAAGCTATGCTATCTCATTGGTCAACATGGGGCTTCCTTAAGTAGCTTCCTTCATGGAGTTAAAGAAGCCAGGAGTTTGGCCATCCTGAAGCATTCCAGTCTCTTTTTGGATAGTTACACTGA GTACTGTACTTCAATAACAAATTTCCTTGTAATGGGAGGATTTATGCTTCTCGCAAAGCCTGCAAT AGACTTCTTGAGTAAAAGTCAGGAGCTGTTACAGAAATTGTCTGAGTACAATGAGGAAAACCTGCAGCTAGTGGATGTTCTAAATGCTCTGTTTTTCATGCCGTTTGGACGACTTCATGATTATGCCAGAACCTTGCTAAAGCTTGCCACGTGTTTTGAAGTG GCATCTCCAGAATACCAGAAGCTACAAGATTCTAGCTCTTGTTATGAGAGCCTTGCTGTCCATCTtggcagaaaaaggaaagaagcgGAGTACACACTTAGCTTCTGGAAGACGTTTCCTGGGAAAATGACG GATTCTTTGCGGAAGCCAGACCGTCGTTTAATCTGTGAAAGCAGCAACAGGGGGTTGTCCCTACAGCATGCTGGAAGATTCTCTGTGAACTGGTTTATCCTCTTTAATGATGCTCTGGTGCACGCTCAG ttttcaaCACACCATATTTTTGCCTTGTCCACACTGTGGGTAGAAGCTCTTTCAGAAGAAGCTGGTAATGT GAATGGATTGAAGATTACAACACCAGAAGAAcagtttgttctgctttcttcaaCACCACAGGAAAAG ACTAAGTGGCTGAGGGCAATAAGTCAAGCAGTGGATCAGGCCCTTAAAGGGACTTCTGATATAATTCTATATGGAGCTGGAGGGAATGTTCCAAGACAGGAACCTCCTATTTCTCGCAGTGCCAAATACGTCTTCTATAAGGACCCAAGATTTAAAGATGCTGTTTATGATGGGAGATGGCTCTCAGGAAAACCCCATGGCAG agGGATCCTAAAGTGGGCTGATGGAAGAATGTACTCAGGGACCTTCCGAACTGGACTGGAGGATGG GTATGGTGAATACAGAGTGCCAAATAAAGCCTTGAATAAAGATGACCACTACGTGGGGTACTGGAAGGAAGGCAAAATGTGTGGGCATGGAGTCTACAG ctATGCTACTGGTGAAGTATATGAAGGGTGCTTTCAGGATAATATGCGTCATGGCCACGGGCTGCTGCGCAGTGGGAAGCTTACCTCTTCCTCTCCCAGTATGTTCATTGGACAGTGGACAATGGATAAGAAGAGTGGTTATGGTGTTTTTGATGATATTACAAG aggagaaaagTATATGGGAATGTGGCAAGATGACCTTTGCCAAGGCAATGGTGTTGTAGTTACTCAATTTGGATTGTATTATGAAGGAGCCTTCAGCACTAATAAAATGATG GGGACTGGCATTCTGCTCTCTGAGGATGATACAGTTTATGAAGGGGAATTTTCGGATAACTGGACTCTGAGCGGAAAG GGAACACTGACCTTGCCAAATGGAGATTATATAGAAGGTCTCTTCAGTGGAGAATGGGGATCTGGAATAAAAATCACAGGAACCTACTTCAAACCTAGCTTATATGAGAGTGAGAAGGATAAGCCTAAAGCATT GCGGAAACTTGGAATCCTGGCAGTGCCTCCTGATGAAAAATGGAAGGCTGTGTTTGAAGAATGCTGGAACCAGCTTGGCTGTGAGAGCCCAGGCCAGGGTGATAGATGGAAGGCTTGGGACAACATAGCAGTGGCTCTGACCACCAACCGACGGCAACACAAGGACAG TCCAGAATTACTGAGCCGTTCTCATACTCAAACACTGGAAAGTCTAGAATTCATTCCGCAACACATTGGTGCCTTCACcttggaaaaatatgaaaatataaaaaaatatttgattaag GCATGTGATACTCCTCTCCATCCGTTGGGCAAGCTTGTGGAAACATTAGTAGCTGTCTACAGAATGACTTACGTTGGAGTGGGAGCTAATCGACGATTACTGCAGGAGGCAGTAAGAGAGATCAAGTCCTACCTCAAACGCATCTTCCAATTGGTTAG GTTCTTGTTCCCTGATCTTCCGGAAGAGGGCAGCACAATTCCATTTCAGCCGACGGAAGTGAAAGGAAGGCGTTCATTCTGCAGTGGGAAATCTGACTCCAGATCAGAATCACCTGAGCCAGG CTATGTGGTAACCAGTTTTGGCTTGCTACTCCCTGTACTACTGCCACGACTCTATCCACCTCTATTCATGTTATATGCCTTAGACAATGAGCGTGAGGAAGATGTTTACTGGGAGTGTGTCTTACgtctaaacaaacaaacagatatgGCACTTCTAAGTTTTCTTGGAGTGCAAGT GAAATTTTGGCCAGCAACTGTATCCATCCTTGGTGAGAGTAGAAAG